The following is a genomic window from Pseudomonas parafulva.
CCGCGAAACGGTCTGCACCGCCTCGGCCACTTGGCTCAGGTAACTGTCGTCCTGCTTGATCTTCCAGCCAGCAATGGCCCAGTGCAATTGGATGTAGGCGAAGTCGGCCTGGTTGGCGCCTGTGTAGCCCAGGCCCGTGTTGGCGGCGGCCTGCAGATAGTCGACCACCCCGCCCAGGCGGCTGCGCTGGGGGCCATCGGCGAGCAGCACCAACCCGGCAGACGCCGCCCTGGCCAAGCCGATCTGACGATGCCACCAGTTGGTTGTCTGGTAGTTGCTGCTGGCATAGAACACCAGGGCATCGGCGGCGGCCTTCGTGCAGGCCGCGTCAGAGCAACTGGCCAACAGCCGAGTCCGCTCCAGATGCAGGTACAGTGGATCGACATCGGCTTGGCGGGCCGAGGTCGGATAACGGATGTCGGCGAAGCGTCCGTTCTGCAAGCCAGCCAGCCATTGGGCGGTTTCTGCTTCATCGGGCTGCAGACGCATGACCTCGCACAGGCGTTGGTAAACCTGCTCGGCGTCCTGCTGCCAGCTCGAGGAGACCTGCACGCTCAACTGGACGCGCAGGTCCGCGCCGCGTGGCAGCCACAGGCGGTTCAGGCTGCCAGGCGGCTGAGGCTCGATGCGTTGAGTGGTCGCGTTGCCCAGGCCGATGCGTACCAGGCTACCGCGCTCGTCCAACAAGCTGGCGAGTTTCGCGGGCCAGATCGCGGGATCGCTGCTGTTATTGTCGAGGGGCAGGTCGATGGTTTCGTGCACAGGGCCTTTGGGGCTGCTTACCACCACGCGTACGGACAGGCCGGGGGCGACCGGCAATTGAGTGTCCACCGCGCCGACGTCCACCCAGTTGCTCAGGCCCGGATGGGTCGAGAACGCCACGCCATTTGAATTGCGCGGTTTCCACAGTCGATTGCGGTAGCTGCTCCACGGGGTATCGAACCCACCAGAGGCGTTTTTTTCGCCCGCTCGCAGGGGAGTATTGGCTTTGTTGATGGCTTCGGCGAAATAGTGAGTCCAACTATGCTGATAGGATTCGTTCTCGTTGGGGACTTTGTAGGGAACGCGCGCCAGCATCTGCCCGGAGTTCGGGTCCAGCAGAAACGCCGTCAGGGTTTCGCCGATTTTCGCATGCCCTGCCGAGCTGAGGCTGGCGTCGCCGGCCTGGACCCAGTCATTGTGATCGCTCATCGTCCCCTCCTGCCTCGGTTATGGCGACACCCAGGTACGGCGTCGTGCTCGGTAGGAGCTTCGCAGCGGCCCCAGCACCCCGACAACTAGCAGATTTGTCAGGCGTGGCCGGCACTCAACGTGGCAGCGGTCTGCGGCGGCGTAACCACAGGCGGTCGGCCAAACCGACCACCAGCATCGACAACCCCACCAGCGGAAACAGCACGCCCAGCAGCGCCATCACCGCCACGGCGGCCTTCCAGCGTGGCAGGTCATGGCGCAGCGGTGGTGCGCCCAGGCTGCCGCTGGGTTTGCGTTTCCACCACATGACCAGCCCGCTGACCGCGCCCAACAGAATCATCAAACACACCAGCAGGATGATCGCCTGGTGCACCGGGCCGAACATCCGCCCCTCATGCAGCATCACCCCCAGCTCAGTGGCGCGCGCCGCCGTGCCGTAGTCCTGCCAGCGCACGTCGGCCAGCACCTGGCCGGTGTACTGGTCCACATGCAGGGTGGCGTCGTGGCGCGGGTCGTCGGCGAACACGGCGATGGTGAAGACGCCGTCGGCGGTGGTCGGCGCAGTGATGCTGTAGCCGGGCGTCACGCCACGCGCGTCGGCCAGGTCCTGGACTTGCTGCAAACCGATTTGCGGCGCCGCTGGAGCACTGTGGCCGGTGTGATGTCCCCTATGCTCGGCGTGCGCACCGGACACCGGCATCGGCGTATTTTCCAGGGCCCAGGGCACGGTTTGGCGGTGAGCGTCGTTGAGCGCACCGGCCTGTTGGTCCGAGGTGGGCACCGTAGTCCACATGGCCGCCGGAAAGCGGTTCCACAGCTCGGCGTATTGCTTGCCCCAGAAGCCGGTCCAGGTCATGCCGCTGAGCAGCATGAACAGCAGCAGTGCCGATCCCCAGAAGCCGACGACCGCATGCAGGTCGCGCCACAGCAGGCGCCCGCGCGCCGTCAGGCGTGGCCACAGCACGCCGGCGCCGCTGCGTCCTCGCGGCCACCACAAGTACAGCCCGGACACCACCAGCACGATGCCCCAACCCGCCGCCAGTTCCACCAGACGGTCGCCCAGGGTGCCGATCATCAGTTCGCCGTGCAGGGCGCGGGCGATGGCTTGCAGGTTGCGCTTGCCGTCCTGGACGCCCAGCACTTCGGCGCGGTAGGGGTCGACGAACACGTTCAGCTCACGGCCGCCGTCGTGCACCACGAACTGCGCACTGCGCTCGGCGTTCAGCGGCGGCAGGTACTGGCCGATGTGGCCCTGGGGATAGGCCTGCCGCACCTTGGCCAGCAGCGTGTCGGCGCTCTGGCGCTGCGCGCCGGCCTCGACCACCATCAGGTCGCGGTACATCCAGGGGTCGAGCTGCGGCTTGAACAGGTAGACGATCCCGGTGAGCGCCAGCAGGATCATGAACGGTGCGACGAACAGCCCGGCGTAGAAGTGCCAGCGCCAGGCCAGGTTGTAGAAGGAAGGCTGCGGTTGTTTCACGGTATCTCCCGTTCGCCCCAGCGGGCGCGGTGTTGGCCGCGTCCGCGGGGTCGATGTCGTTGTTGTTATGTCAGAAGCTGAAATCGACCTTGGTCCAGAAGGTTCTGCCCGGCTCGTTGACCGGCTGCGGATCGGCGGCCGGATAGCCGAACCCGGCGTTGCCGGCCAGGTTCAGGTGCTCGGCGTAGGTCTTGTCGAACAGGTTGTCGACACCGGCGCTGAGCTTGAGGTTACGGTTGACCTTGTAGGCTCCGTTAAGCGAGAACACGCCGAATCCGCCGCTCTTCTCGTAGTCCTTGCCGACCACGTTGCCCTGGTTCTGGGCGATGCGGTTCTGCGCCGCCACCAGCCGCCACAGCCCGCCGACGCTCCAGGTGTCGCGACTGTAGGTCAGGCCCAGGCGACTTTCCAGCGGTGGCATCTGCGGCAGCGCCTTGCCGTCGCTGCTGTTTTTGCCCCAGGCGTAGGCCAGGGTGGCGTCGGCCTTCCAGTTGTCGGTCAGCGCATAGGCCGCGCCCAGTTCGCCGCCCATGATGCGCGCATCGATGTTCTGCGCCTGGGTGCTGCTCATGCCCATCATGCCGGTGCGGTAGTCGAACAGGATGTAGTCGCGGATCTGCCCGACATAACCCGATGCCCAGGCCTCCAGGCGCTCATCCTTGTACTGGATGCCAACGTCGAGCTGGGTGGTCTTCTCCGGCTTGATGGCGTCGAAGGCGTTCACCGCGCCGTTGGGCCCCTGCTTGGGCGAGAACAGCTCCCAGTAGTCGGGGAAGCGCTGGGCGTGGCCCAGGCCGACGTAGGCGGTGGCCGGGATGGCCGCGAGGTCGTGCTCGTAGCGCACGAAGCCGCTGGGCAGGGTGTCGGCGCGGGTGTCGCCAACGGTGGCGCTGGTCTGGCGGAAATCGCGGGCCGAAGCACGGTCCAGGCGGGCGCCGGCGATCAGCCGGTCTTCGCCGGTGGCGTACCAGGTCAGCTCGCTGAACGCCCCGTAGTTGTGGAAGTCGGCGTCCTTGGTCCAGGGCTGGCCCTTGTGGGCGTCGACGCCCATGCCGCCGCGCTTGCGGTGCTCGTTGGTCTGCGCGTCGAGGCCGCTGATCAATTGCACGTCGGCCCAGCGCCAGGTGGCCTTGAGTCGCGCGCCGAGGGTGCGGCGGTCGACGTTGCTGACCATGGGCATGCCCATCATGCCGCGCCCGGACGGGGTGCGCAGGTTGTAGTTGTCCATCACGTGGTCGGCGTAGTTGTAGTAGACCTGCGCCTCGACCTTGTCCAGCACCTCGCCCAGGTTGGACTTCTCGAAACGCAGGCCCAGGCTTTCGCGCTTGAATTGCGAGCCGTCCATACCGCGGCCGGCATAGCGCGCCTCGCCATCGCCCTTGCCAGCCGTGAGTTCGAGCAGGGTATCGGCGTCCGGGGTCCAGCCCAGGGTGACGTCGCCATTCCACTTGTCCCAGCGCGACGGCACCGTGTCGCCGTGGCCATCGTGGTAGTCGTCGGCGCGCGACTGGTTGCCGACGAAGCGGGCGTAGCCCTGATCGTTGCCGGCGGCGGCGTCGAGCACCTTGTCGAAGCGCCCGTTGGAGCCGGTCAGCAGGCTGGCGTTGACGCGGCTGCCGAGGGTGCCGAACTTTTCGGGCTCGCGCTCGAAGAGGATGGTCCCGGCCGAGCCGCCAGGCCCCCAGATCACGCTCTGCGGGCCTTTGATCACGGTCAGGCGGTCGTAGGTTTCCGGGGAGATGTAGGAGGTCGGCGCGTCCATGCGGTTGGGGCAGGCGCCGAGCATCACGCCGCCGTTGGTGAGGATGTTCAGGCGCGAGCCGAACATGCCGCGCAGCACCGGGTCGCCGTTGGTGCCGCCGGAGCGGATGGCGGAGAAGCCGGGGATGGTCTTGAGGTAGTCGGCGCCGTCGCTGGCCGGCACCGGCTGGCGGGGATCCTTGGGGTTGGTGACCACGGTCAGCGGCGAGCTGGGGGCCACGGCAGTGATCACCGTCGGGCTCAGCTCGGGTGCGTCAGGGTGCGAGTGGTCGGCGGCGACGGCCAGCGCGAGAGGGCTGAGCAGCGAGCCGCAGAACAGGGCGAGGGTGCGCGGTAGCGCAGGGGTACGGGTGCAGCCGGACATAATGATTCCAGTCGATCAGTCGTGAAGACGCGCAAGGCCACCAGGCCTTGGGCATGAAGGGGGTTCAGACGACGATCGACAGGGGCGGCGCGCGGCTGCGCGCGCCGGGAAACACGGCATGCAGGGCATGGCCCTGGCGGGTGGGAATGGCGCCCAGGGTGGGCGGCGCCAGGCGGCCAGCACTGAGCGGGCTGAGGGTCTGGGGCAGGGCAGGGCAGTTGAACAGCAGGCTGCAATAGCCGCAGCGTTCCCAGTCGGCGTGCAACTGGCCGTCGTTGCAGTGGTCCTGCGCGGCCGGCTCGGCGTGCGCCATGGGCATGTCCATGGGCATGCTCATGTCCATCGCCATGCCGGCGTGGTGATCCATCGGCAGCGACTGGGAAACCAGCGGCCCGATGAAGATCATCCACATGGCGAACAGGCTCAGCCAGCCGCCACCGACGCGCCTGCGATCAGGGCGGGTGTTGCGGGCTGTGCGTGTGCGCGACAGGCTCATGGCCAGCGCCGATCAGCGGTCAGTGCGCGTGGGCGTGTCCGGCCTGTTCGGCGGGCGGCTGCTTCTGCACCACCACCTGGACGGTGACGTCGCCGGCCTTCTCGAAGTGCAGGGTCAGCGGGAAGCGCTTGCCGTCCTCGAGCAGGCTACGGTCCTTGGGCTGCATCAGCATGACGTGGTAGGCGCTGGGGGCGAACACCACGTCCTTGCCCGCGGGCACCTCGACGCCCTTGACCTGCTGCATCTTCATGGCGCCGGTGGTGGTTTGCACATGCTCGTGCAACTGGGTGTCGTCGCTGATCGGGCTGTCGGCGCCGAGCAGGCGATCGTCGCTGGCGCCGTTGTTGTGCACGACGAAGTAGGCGGCGACGTTAGGGGCGTTGGGCGGTAGTTGCAGCGACCAGGGATGGGCGATATGCAGTTCGCCCACGCTGTATTCGTGGGCGTTGGCGAAGGCGCCGGGCAGCAGCAGGGCGGCCAGGACGAGGGCATGCTTGAGCATTGAATGTTCTCCGGTCTGTCGAGGTTCAGGGACGGCGTCGTGAACTCAGACCAGGGGAGAGGCGCGCGGATTGAGCGCCGGCCACAGTTGGCGCGGCGTCGGCTGGTGCGCGGGCAGTGGCGGTGACTGGGCGAAGCTGCGCCCGGGCGGGCTGTGCAGATGCGGCGCGTGGCCGGTGAGGGCGAGCGCCGGAGCGCTGCCGGAACAGCACCAGCAGTGTTGCATGCCGGCGTGTTGGTCCTGCTGGCCGAGATCGATCTTGGCCAGGGACTGCACGTCGAACGTGGCCTTGCTCGCCCCGCTGGAGCAGAAGGCACCCCACAGCAACTGCTCGGCCGCACCCTTGGGTGCGGCCGAAGACAGCGGCATGGCCAGCAGGTTGAACAGCACTGCAAGGCAGGCTATCCAGGCAATGTGCCGACGTGGGGTCATGGAAAGATCCGGTCAGGAATCAGGTGGCTATTGTACGGCGCAGTATAGGGAAAAACGCCCCGGTGCGGTGATCTGCCGCAGAGGCGAGTCGCCTCGTCAAACCTTGCCGCGCCCCAGCAGCCCGCGCACGGTTTCCTGCAGGTCCGCCGGTAGCACCACGATCTTCGAATTGTCGCTGCCGGCCAGGTTATCCATGGCGTCGATGTAGCGCTCGCCCAGCAGGTACATGGCGGGGGTGGTTTCGTTACCCACCGCATCGCGCACCAGCGAGATCGCCCGCGCCGAGGCTTCGGCCAGGCTGATCTGTGCTTCGGCATCGAGGCGGGCGGCCTGCAGGCGTGCCTCGGCTTCGAGGATCGCCGCCTGTTTGGCACCTTCGGCGCGGGTCACGTCGGCCTTGCGCTCACGCTCGGCGGCGGCCTGGCGTTCCATGGCCTTCTGCATGTTCTCCGAGGGCTTGATGTCCTGGATCTCCACCGAGCGCACGGTCACGCCCCAGTCTTCGGTCTGCTCGGACATCGCCTCGCGCAGGCGTGCCTTGATCTGCTCGCGGCTGGACAGCGCTTCGTCCAGGTCCATGGCGCCGACGATGGCGCGCAGCGAGGTCATGGTCAGGCTGGTGACGGCGAAGGAGAAATTCTGCACGCCATAGGAGGCTTTCTGCGGGTCCACCACTTTGGCGAAGCACAGGGCATTGGCGACGATCACCGCGTTGTCGCGGGTGATGATTTCCTGCTGCTGCACGTCGAGGATGATGTCCTTGGTCGGCAGGCGATAGGCGACCACGTCCATGTACGGCACGAGGATGTTCAAGCCGGGCTTGAGGGTGCTGTGGTAGCGACCCAGACGCTCGACGATCCATTCCTCGCCCTGGGGGACGATGCGCACGCCCTTGAACACGGTGATCAACACGAACAGCGCGATGGCGCCGACGACGATGAGGCTGGTCATTGCTAGCTTCCTTTCAGTAGAGGTTCAGGGGCGGGTCACCCGCACGATGTTGCCTTCGATGGCGCTCAGGCGCACACGCTCGCCAGCGGCGATGTCGCTGTCGGCGATGCAGGTCCATTCCTCGTTGCCCAGCACGGGCTTCTGAAAACGCACACGGCCTTTCTGGAACTGCGACACGCTGGCGGTGAGCAGGCCGACTTCGCCGATCACGCTGTCGGCGGTCCAGCGCAGGTCAGGCTTCTTGTTGCGAAACACCTTGAACCACAGCAGCGTGGTGACGGAGGACAACGCCACCCACAGCAGCACTTGCATGTCCAGTTGCAGGGCCGGCGCGACCAGGGCGGTCAACGCCACCAGCACGGCGCCGATGCCGAACCAGAGAATGAAGAAGGTCGGCAGCACCAGTTCCAGCAGGATCAGCGCGATGCCGAAGACGAGCCAGATCCACCATTGCATTTCCATATGGGCAGGGCCTTGCGGTGAGGGAGGCTGAAGTTTACGGCAGGGGGCCGCGACTGTCTTGTGCCTGAGCTTTGGCAGTGGTGAGGGCGGCGGTGAGCTGGCGTGTTGGGGTCGCCGTTTGGCGTCCTGCAGGTGTGCAGCGCTCGGGATCATGGGGCCGCTGTGCGGCCCAATCGCGACACAAGGCCGCTCCCACGAGGGCGTGCAGACTCCAATGAAGTTGAGCAAGACCACGGGTCGGTGGTAGGTGAAAGACAGTTGGCTCCTACCGAGATTGCGCTCGCTTTATTTCCGGGGCACGGCATGCGAAACCGGGTAATCATGCGTTTGTTGTTCATCTACAGCGCATGACTTCTAGAATCCTGCGCGTCTTTTTGTGGTAGCGGCCTTGTGTCGCGATTGGACCGCAAAGCGGTCCCGGCAATGGCAGCGGCGAAGCTGAAAACCTGGGACCGCTACGCGGTCCAATCGCGACGCAAGGCCGCTCCCACGAGGGCGTGCAGACTCCAATGAAGTTGAGCAAAACCACGGGTCGGTGGTAGGTGAAAGACAGTTGGCTCCCACCGAGATTGCGCTCGCTTTATTTCCTCGGCGCGGCATGCGGAACCGGGTAATCATGCGTTTGTTACTCATCTGCAGCGCATGATTTCCAGAATCCAGCGCGTCTTTTTGTGGGAGCGGCCTTGTGTCGCGATTGGACCGCACAGCGGTCCCGGCAATGGCAGCGGCGAAGCTGAAAACCTGGGACCGCTACGCGGCCCAATCGCGACGCAAGGCCGCTCCCACGAGGGCGTGCAGACTCTAATGAAGTTGAGCAAGACCACGGGTCGGTGGTAGGTGAAAGACAGTTGGCTCCCACCGAGATTGCGCTCGCTTTATATCCTCGGCGCGGCATGCGGAACCGGGTAATCATGCGTTTGTTACTCATCTGCAGCGCATGATTTCCAGAATCCAGCGCGTCTTTTTGTGGGAGCGGCCTTGTGTCGCGATTGGACCGCAGAGCGGTCCCGGCAATGGCAGCGGCGAAGCTGAAAACCTGGGACCGCTACGCGGTCCAATCGCGACGCAAGGGATCGTGTCCCAGGAAGTGGTGTAACTCATCATGGCGCTGGCCACTGAGTTTGCCGTTTAGTTGATTACGGCCGACAGCTTGGCCTGTGGATTATCACTGACGGATTCAAAGGCCTCCAACTGCATACATCGCCGTTGCAGGCACCATTCGTCGTTCTGCTCCAGCAGCATCGCCCCTACCAGCCTTGTGATCGCAGGATCGTTGGGGAAGATGCCCACGACGTCGGTGCGGCGCTTGATCTCTGCGTTGAGCCGCTCCAGTGGATTGGTGCTGTGCAGTTGCTGTCGATGCGCTTTGGGAAACGCCATGTGCGCCAGCACCTCGTCCTCGCACCCGTCCATGAGTGTTGCGATCTTGGGGTACTTCTCGCGCAGTTGGTCTGCAACCAAGCGCCACTGTTGGTGGCATTCAGCGCGGCTATCCTGGGCGAAAACCGTGCGCAGAAGCGCCGCTACCATGGTGCGCTGGCCCTTGCCGACATGGGCCATGGCGTTGCGCATGAAGTGTACGCGGCAGCGCTGCCAGGTCGCGTTGAAGACCTTGGAAACCGCAGCCTTCAAACCTTCGTGGGCATCGGAGATGACCAACTTCACGCCACGCAGGCCGCGCCGCATCAGGCTTCGCAGGAAGTCCGTCCAGAACGGCTCGGCCTCCGACGGCCCAACCCGCATGCCCAGGACTTCGCGGCCACCATCCGTGTTCACGGCCACGGCAATTATTACGGCGACCGAGACGATGCGCCCGGCCTCCCGCACCTTGACGTACGTGGCGTCGATCCACAGGTAAGGCCAGTCGCCTTCCAAAGGGCGATCAAGGAAGGCGTGGACGCGTTCATCGATCTCGCCAGCCAGCCGTGACACCTGGCTCTTGGAAATGCCGGTCATGCCCATGGCCTTGACCTGCTCGTCCACCGAACGCGTTGAAACGCCTTGGATATAGGCTTCCTGGATCACCGCCGCCATGGCCTTCTCGGCAGTACGACGAGGCTCAAGAAAGCCGGGGAAATAGCTGCCCTGACGCAGTTTCGGGATCTTGAGATCGACATCGCCAGCGCGGGTTTGCCAGAGGCGATCCCGGTAGCCGTTGCAGCTGTTTATCCGGTCAGGGCTTTTAACGTCGAAGCCGGCGCCGCACAGACTTTCGACATCGAATTCCATCATGCGCTGGGCAACGAACTGGATCATTTGCTTGAGCAGATCAGCGTCTGCCCCTTTCTCAACCAACTCGGTCAGTGCGATAGTGGGCTTGGTCATCGTGGTTTCCCTGGTGAGTGTTAGGTCTTCGCAAACTCAACGTTAGCCAAGAACCACGATGACCACCCTCTTTCGCCCACAGGGCGCCTTCGGCTGGTTCAGTTACACCACTTCTCGGGACACGATCGCATAGTCATCGGACGCCTTCTGATAATCGCTTTGCCGCAGACTGACCTCCCCCTCAAGCTCCCTCACTCGCAGAAACTGCCCCTTCGCTGTTCTCACGGAGGTTCCTAGCGCCGCTTTAGCACTTTCGAGTGCCAGCAGTTGGTCTACATCACTCAACTCCACTAACCCCTGCCCCTGGCCAACCTTGTCGGTATCGTCGACCTTAATGGCCGTCACGGTACCGCCAATCTGTGCAGTGACCTGGACTAGGTTGCCGCCTACATAGGCATCCTCCGTGACCTCTGCATCCAATCCTGCTTGATAGATTGCTCCCGCTATGCAGGCCACCGCGAACAATGCGATCGCTGCTTGCACACGCCTCGCGTTCTTACGTGGATTGGGGATTTGATCATTAACAGTGCTCATGAAATGTACCTGCAAAAAAGACACGCGCACGCGGACACCACTTGATCCAAGAGGTGTTCGCTAAAAGTGTTCAGGGTTTACAAGGCAAAGCCATCGAGCAGACGCGCTCGACATACCGATGCCAGGTTGCCTTACCAATGCTGTGCATTGAGGCAGCAGAAAAAGCGCGTGAAATGATCACGCGCCTGGGAGAGCAGCAGGACGCCACTCCCCCAGATCGGGCTTAGTAAGGCGTAAACGTGAGGGAAGCTTTTTCGCCGGAGCTGCGCACTTCTACGATGTGATCGAGCGCCTCAATATTCTTGGTGGGATCGCCGTCAACCACGACAAGGTCTGCACGCTTGCCAGCTTCGATACGACCACGGTCAGTCAACTTCATCATGTCTGCAGCCTTACCTGTAGCGAGCGTCAGAGCTTGTGCAGGCGTCATACCGGCATGAACCAAAAGCTCGAGTTCACGATGCTCGGCATAGCCAGGAATACGTAG
Proteins encoded in this region:
- a CDS encoding PepSY-associated TM helix domain-containing protein, which produces MKQPQPSFYNLAWRWHFYAGLFVAPFMILLALTGIVYLFKPQLDPWMYRDLMVVEAGAQRQSADTLLAKVRQAYPQGHIGQYLPPLNAERSAQFVVHDGGRELNVFVDPYRAEVLGVQDGKRNLQAIARALHGELMIGTLGDRLVELAAGWGIVLVVSGLYLWWPRGRSGAGVLWPRLTARGRLLWRDLHAVVGFWGSALLLFMLLSGMTWTGFWGKQYAELWNRFPAAMWTTVPTSDQQAGALNDAHRQTVPWALENTPMPVSGAHAEHRGHHTGHSAPAAPQIGLQQVQDLADARGVTPGYSITAPTTADGVFTIAVFADDPRHDATLHVDQYTGQVLADVRWQDYGTAARATELGVMLHEGRMFGPVHQAIILLVCLMILLGAVSGLVMWWKRKPSGSLGAPPLRHDLPRWKAAVAVMALLGVLFPLVGLSMLVVGLADRLWLRRRRPLPR
- a CDS encoding TonB-dependent copper receptor, yielding MSGCTRTPALPRTLALFCGSLLSPLALAVAADHSHPDAPELSPTVITAVAPSSPLTVVTNPKDPRQPVPASDGADYLKTIPGFSAIRSGGTNGDPVLRGMFGSRLNILTNGGVMLGACPNRMDAPTSYISPETYDRLTVIKGPQSVIWGPGGSAGTILFEREPEKFGTLGSRVNASLLTGSNGRFDKVLDAAAGNDQGYARFVGNQSRADDYHDGHGDTVPSRWDKWNGDVTLGWTPDADTLLELTAGKGDGEARYAGRGMDGSQFKRESLGLRFEKSNLGEVLDKVEAQVYYNYADHVMDNYNLRTPSGRGMMGMPMVSNVDRRTLGARLKATWRWADVQLISGLDAQTNEHRKRGGMGVDAHKGQPWTKDADFHNYGAFSELTWYATGEDRLIAGARLDRASARDFRQTSATVGDTRADTLPSGFVRYEHDLAAIPATAYVGLGHAQRFPDYWELFSPKQGPNGAVNAFDAIKPEKTTQLDVGIQYKDERLEAWASGYVGQIRDYILFDYRTGMMGMSSTQAQNIDARIMGGELGAAYALTDNWKADATLAYAWGKNSSDGKALPQMPPLESRLGLTYSRDTWSVGGLWRLVAAQNRIAQNQGNVVGKDYEKSGGFGVFSLNGAYKVNRNLKLSAGVDNLFDKTYAEHLNLAGNAGFGYPAADPQPVNEPGRTFWTKVDFSF
- a CDS encoding DUF2946 domain-containing protein, yielding MSLSRTRTARNTRPDRRRVGGGWLSLFAMWMIFIGPLVSQSLPMDHHAGMAMDMSMPMDMPMAHAEPAAQDHCNDGQLHADWERCGYCSLLFNCPALPQTLSPLSAGRLAPPTLGAIPTRQGHALHAVFPGARSRAPPLSIVV
- a CDS encoding copper chaperone PCu(A)C → MLKHALVLAALLLPGAFANAHEYSVGELHIAHPWSLQLPPNAPNVAAYFVVHNNGASDDRLLGADSPISDDTQLHEHVQTTTGAMKMQQVKGVEVPAGKDVVFAPSAYHVMLMQPKDRSLLEDGKRFPLTLHFEKAGDVTVQVVVQKQPPAEQAGHAHAH
- a CDS encoding DUF2946 domain-containing protein, with the translated sequence MTPRRHIAWIACLAVLFNLLAMPLSSAAPKGAAEQLLWGAFCSSGASKATFDVQSLAKIDLGQQDQHAGMQHCWCCSGSAPALALTGHAPHLHSPPGRSFAQSPPLPAHQPTPRQLWPALNPRASPLV
- a CDS encoding SPFH domain-containing protein, whose amino-acid sequence is MTSLIVVGAIALFVLITVFKGVRIVPQGEEWIVERLGRYHSTLKPGLNILVPYMDVVAYRLPTKDIILDVQQQEIITRDNAVIVANALCFAKVVDPQKASYGVQNFSFAVTSLTMTSLRAIVGAMDLDEALSSREQIKARLREAMSEQTEDWGVTVRSVEIQDIKPSENMQKAMERQAAAERERKADVTRAEGAKQAAILEAEARLQAARLDAEAQISLAEASARAISLVRDAVGNETTPAMYLLGERYIDAMDNLAGSDNSKIVVLPADLQETVRGLLGRGKV
- a CDS encoding NfeD family protein; its protein translation is MEMQWWIWLVFGIALILLELVLPTFFILWFGIGAVLVALTALVAPALQLDMQVLLWVALSSVTTLLWFKVFRNKKPDLRWTADSVIGEVGLLTASVSQFQKGRVRFQKPVLGNEEWTCIADSDIAAGERVRLSAIEGNIVRVTRP
- a CDS encoding IS256 family transposase, coding for MTKPTIALTELVEKGADADLLKQMIQFVAQRMMEFDVESLCGAGFDVKSPDRINSCNGYRDRLWQTRAGDVDLKIPKLRQGSYFPGFLEPRRTAEKAMAAVIQEAYIQGVSTRSVDEQVKAMGMTGISKSQVSRLAGEIDERVHAFLDRPLEGDWPYLWIDATYVKVREAGRIVSVAVIIAVAVNTDGGREVLGMRVGPSEAEPFWTDFLRSLMRRGLRGVKLVISDAHEGLKAAVSKVFNATWQRCRVHFMRNAMAHVGKGQRTMVAALLRTVFAQDSRAECHQQWRLVADQLREKYPKIATLMDGCEDEVLAHMAFPKAHRQQLHSTNPLERLNAEIKRRTDVVGIFPNDPAITRLVGAMLLEQNDEWCLQRRCMQLEAFESVSDNPQAKLSAVIN
- a CDS encoding biotin/lipoyl-binding protein — its product is MSTVNDQIPNPRKNARRVQAAIALFAVACIAGAIYQAGLDAEVTEDAYVGGNLVQVTAQIGGTVTAIKVDDTDKVGQGQGLVELSDVDQLLALESAKAALGTSVRTAKGQFLRVRELEGEVSLRQSDYQKASDDYAIVSREVV